A genomic stretch from Sphingobacterium sp. ML3W includes:
- a CDS encoding TonB-dependent receptor has product MRLSFVNAFLVSALIAQGATNTLLGQEVLNKKVNFTARQESLSVILRRIESLGGVKFSYLSSIVDNQSKTSVDVKDQSLQELLDELLKPLDLKYEIFGNQIILNRLVTNTNAIYSLQLIQGVIFNEKGEPIAGATVSDKKNPKTATSTSTDGSFTLNVEMGATLIVSAIGYEQQTVVVDRSTMQVRLKVSDNALEEVVVVGYGSQKKSTVTGSISSVSGDALRQIPTANITNAIAGNIPGVISTTPNGTPGSGSNLQIRGITTLNDNSPLVVVDGVVRYDGFGNIDSDEIESITVLKDASAASVYGARAANGVFLITTKRGKMGKPVITYSGMIGKQQPTNYPKLMSAYQFASLRNKALKNMSYDPDNPNHAGLFYSEDQLTDFQSRGDKNVWYDATFKKNSMQHDQNVSVNGGTEVIKYFASVGIFDQDGMYDNINFKRYNFRSNTDARINKNLVVKLGFEGRQENSNNPGFDAGSIFAAVLRQNPTYSILNSDGSYFNTTGEHPVAMYESTGYNRNVWNVFQGSLSFEHKLSFITEGLSLNGLYSIYKDRLFNKTFFTPYTMYDVNASGQVTGTKLVGNQTSLNQRYQESDQQFYNLSVNYDHNFGKHEVRGVLVYEEYNSKGNTFFAYRQQFLSNIKDELFASGNENQNLGGNGIITDARRSVIGRVNYNFADRYLLEGVFRSDGSYRFPIRSRWGFFPAISAGWVMSEEPFFKDSPINNVVSYLKFFGSTGLTGNDRVQAFQFLDNYSIVSASGPILDGSSTPRLNYGVYPNATITWEKQQSTNFGINAVLLNSKINLNFEYFIRNTKDILMARALSVPSTFGRDLPTENYGKMSNRGWEASLGYREKIGAVNANFNFNISHVVNKVTKIDDPVTALDYQRQLGRVYGFRSGYETDGIFRTQEEADAWFGGQQFGQKSLAGDLRYVDINGNGQIDIQDQKVISNYNNTPRMMFGLSSTLSWKQFDLNFLVQGAAQRNLMIQGTGRVLYAGGGASGNFAYLEDSWTPDNINAEYPIAWTDARSINNRNSTFWLKDAGYVRLKSASLGYTLDNTWLHKNGISKIRVYLSGFNLLTWSQIKQFDPEVSAGNGLYYPQQQNFNFGINLTL; this is encoded by the coding sequence ATGAGACTATCTTTTGTAAATGCATTTTTAGTTAGTGCACTCATTGCCCAAGGAGCAACAAACACGCTTCTTGGCCAGGAGGTATTGAACAAAAAAGTAAACTTTACGGCACGGCAAGAAAGTCTATCTGTTATCTTAAGACGGATTGAATCCCTTGGAGGGGTGAAATTTAGCTACCTGTCATCTATAGTAGATAACCAATCAAAAACTTCTGTCGATGTCAAAGACCAAAGTTTGCAGGAACTTTTAGATGAACTATTGAAGCCACTTGATCTCAAGTACGAGATCTTCGGGAATCAGATTATCCTTAATAGGCTGGTCACAAATACAAATGCAATCTATTCTTTACAATTAATTCAAGGGGTTATCTTCAATGAAAAGGGTGAGCCAATAGCCGGAGCAACAGTTTCAGATAAAAAGAATCCTAAAACGGCCACTTCTACTTCTACTGATGGTAGCTTTACATTGAACGTTGAAATGGGAGCTACATTGATTGTTTCGGCTATCGGGTACGAACAACAAACTGTTGTGGTAGACCGATCAACTATGCAGGTCCGCCTTAAGGTTTCAGATAATGCCTTAGAAGAAGTTGTGGTGGTAGGTTATGGATCTCAAAAGAAATCTACTGTGACGGGATCAATTTCCAGCGTTTCAGGAGATGCTTTGAGGCAGATCCCGACCGCCAATATCACCAATGCCATAGCAGGCAATATCCCTGGAGTCATATCCACTACACCAAATGGCACTCCGGGTTCTGGGTCAAATCTTCAGATTCGCGGTATCACCACCCTTAATGACAATTCACCATTAGTTGTTGTAGATGGTGTGGTACGTTATGATGGATTTGGCAACATTGACTCTGACGAAATAGAGAGTATTACTGTACTTAAAGATGCGTCAGCAGCAAGTGTGTATGGTGCTAGAGCAGCAAATGGGGTTTTTCTGATCACCACCAAAAGAGGTAAAATGGGGAAACCTGTCATTACATATTCTGGCATGATCGGTAAACAGCAACCTACCAATTATCCCAAATTAATGTCAGCCTATCAATTTGCATCTTTAAGGAACAAGGCTTTGAAAAATATGAGTTATGATCCCGATAATCCAAATCACGCAGGGCTATTTTACTCCGAAGATCAGCTCACTGACTTTCAGTCACGCGGAGATAAAAATGTTTGGTATGATGCTACATTCAAAAAAAATAGCATGCAACATGATCAAAATGTTTCAGTCAATGGCGGCACAGAAGTAATCAAGTATTTTGCGTCAGTTGGTATTTTTGATCAGGATGGTATGTATGATAATATCAATTTTAAACGCTATAATTTCCGAAGTAATACCGATGCACGAATAAACAAAAATTTGGTGGTAAAACTGGGCTTTGAAGGTCGCCAGGAAAATAGCAATAATCCCGGATTTGATGCAGGATCTATTTTTGCGGCAGTCTTAAGACAAAATCCTACATATTCTATCCTCAATTCGGATGGTTCATATTTTAATACCACAGGAGAACATCCTGTAGCAATGTATGAGTCAACAGGATATAATCGTAATGTATGGAATGTATTTCAGGGTTCACTATCTTTTGAGCATAAGCTGTCTTTTATAACAGAAGGTTTGAGTCTAAACGGACTATATTCTATTTATAAAGACCGTCTATTCAATAAAACTTTCTTTACCCCTTATACAATGTACGATGTTAATGCTTCTGGTCAGGTGACGGGGACTAAGCTCGTTGGAAATCAAACTTCCCTTAATCAAAGGTACCAGGAAAGCGACCAACAGTTTTATAACCTTTCTGTCAACTATGACCACAACTTTGGCAAACATGAAGTTAGGGGAGTTTTGGTTTATGAAGAGTATAACTCTAAAGGGAATACATTTTTCGCTTACAGGCAGCAGTTTCTTTCCAACATCAAAGATGAACTATTTGCATCTGGGAATGAAAATCAGAACTTAGGTGGAAACGGAATAATTACGGATGCACGTCGCAGTGTGATCGGTCGGGTCAATTACAATTTTGCTGATCGTTATTTACTGGAAGGAGTATTCCGTTCAGACGGTTCTTATCGTTTCCCCATAAGAAGCCGCTGGGGATTTTTTCCAGCCATTTCTGCGGGTTGGGTAATGTCAGAGGAACCGTTTTTCAAGGATAGCCCAATAAATAATGTAGTGTCTTATCTTAAGTTTTTTGGTTCAACAGGTTTGACCGGAAACGATCGTGTGCAAGCGTTTCAATTTCTGGATAATTATAGTATTGTTTCGGCTTCTGGTCCAATTTTAGATGGCAGCTCTACACCGAGATTAAATTATGGAGTCTATCCAAATGCAACGATAACCTGGGAAAAACAGCAGAGTACCAATTTTGGGATTAATGCAGTGTTACTGAATTCAAAAATCAATTTAAATTTTGAATATTTTATTCGGAATACCAAAGACATCCTAATGGCTAGGGCCCTGTCTGTACCTTCTACATTTGGAAGAGATTTGCCCACTGAAAACTATGGTAAAATGAGCAATCGTGGCTGGGAAGCATCGCTTGGATATCGTGAGAAAATAGGTGCTGTCAATGCGAACTTTAATTTTAACATTAGCCATGTTGTAAATAAAGTAACGAAAATCGATGATCCAGTCACAGCTTTGGATTATCAGCGTCAATTAGGACGAGTTTATGGATTTAGATCGGGCTACGAGACCGATGGTATTTTCCGGACTCAAGAAGAGGCCGATGCATGGTTTGGAGGTCAACAATTTGGACAAAAGTCTTTAGCCGGGGATCTCAGATATGTTGACATCAATGGCAATGGACAAATTGATATCCAGGATCAAAAAGTGATTTCCAACTACAACAATACACCCCGGATGATGTTCGGGTTGTCGAGTACCTTAAGCTGGAAGCAGTTTGATCTTAACTTTTTGGTTCAAGGCGCCGCACAGCGTAATCTGATGATTCAGGGAACAGGCCGTGTGTTGTATGCTGGAGGAGGAGCCTCAGGCAACTTTGCCTATTTGGAAGACTCATGGACACCTGATAATATAAATGCTGAATATCCCATAGCTTGGACGGATGCAAGATCGATCAATAATAGAAATTCTACTTTTTGGCTTAAAGATGCAGGGTATGTCCGACTTAAAAGTGCTAGCCTTGGCTATACACTAGATAATACCTGGTTACACAAAAATGGCATTAGCAAAATAAGAGTCTATTTGTCCGGTTTCAACCTCCTGACCTGGAGTCAGATCAAACAATTTGACCCAGAGGTATCAGCGGGCAACGGACTATATTATCCGCAACAACAGAATTTTAATTTCGGTATTAACCTTACACTTTAA
- a CDS encoding FecR family protein, translating into MEVEDYLKDNQFIKWVNESNEDRSNYWSEWLANNPQDEDNMLRAKAIVESLNKFYQPTNQIIDLKDQIWQQIESTVSSQSYHPKRIISSLWYKWTAAIVFFILFYGSLLYINNRDRKSINLESESGYNVYVNKGKISKIIFLPDGTKASLEPGAVLKRKTLFNDKIRKVSVIGRIFFDVAKDSTRRFVVETPFFNVKVVGTSFWVLADKHTEKQQVAVKSGKVEVGSIQEIESKPYTLLPSERLTLNSSTGRFVKDKFQNESTYTTPQMANDILVFRNVSLSYVLDSLSSMYDIKIRFDRDQLNQCKATLPLPKGSIYDKLFIISRTTGLRYQIEEQTIVVDGTCSGSREEIK; encoded by the coding sequence ATGGAAGTAGAAGATTACCTGAAAGACAACCAATTTATTAAATGGGTAAATGAATCGAATGAAGATCGAAGCAACTATTGGTCTGAATGGCTAGCTAATAATCCACAAGACGAGGACAATATGCTACGTGCGAAGGCTATAGTTGAAAGCCTAAATAAGTTTTATCAACCAACCAATCAGATTATTGATTTGAAGGATCAGATCTGGCAGCAGATCGAATCTACAGTGTCATCTCAATCCTATCATCCCAAGAGAATCATTTCGAGTCTTTGGTATAAATGGACTGCTGCAATAGTTTTTTTTATACTGTTTTATGGGAGTCTACTTTATATAAACAATAGAGATCGTAAATCAATTAATCTAGAATCGGAGAGTGGCTATAATGTTTACGTCAACAAGGGCAAGATCTCCAAAATTATTTTTCTACCTGACGGTACAAAAGCAAGCTTAGAACCAGGAGCAGTACTAAAACGCAAAACATTATTTAATGATAAAATAAGGAAAGTATCCGTTATTGGCCGCATATTTTTTGATGTGGCTAAAGATAGTACAAGAAGGTTTGTTGTTGAAACGCCGTTTTTTAATGTAAAAGTAGTAGGGACTAGTTTTTGGGTATTGGCAGACAAGCATACAGAGAAACAACAAGTGGCGGTAAAGAGTGGAAAGGTGGAGGTTGGTAGTATTCAAGAAATTGAAAGTAAGCCATATACGTTACTGCCTTCAGAAAGATTGACACTTAATTCCAGCACCGGGCGATTTGTAAAAGACAAATTTCAAAACGAATCTACCTATACTACACCACAAATGGCCAATGATATACTGGTATTCAGGAATGTATCACTTAGTTACGTATTAGATAGTCTTTCCAGTATGTATGATATCAAAATTCGATTTGATAGGGATCAATTAAATCAGTGTAAAGCAACCTTACCATTACCAAAAGGTTCTATCTATGATAAATTATTTATTATTTCCAGAACAACTGGGTTGCGCTACCAAATAGAAGAACAGACAATTGTTGTAGACGGCACTTGTAGTGGGAGTAGAGAAGAAATAAAATAA
- a CDS encoding sigma-70 family RNA polymerase sigma factor, protein MSNTVGEQKLWTEFKGGSYDAFSEIYHLFATDIITYGFKIHHDEDLIRDVMHDLFVELWITRERLANVGSVKFYLFKSFRYKLLATLKKNENRIIKYEFNEELVDQDILELINDKENKLNKLEDTLHQLAPRQREVIYLYFYLSYSITEISTLLNVNYQSVSNLLQRALIRLRSLLHILLSLSGFFVSRLHI, encoded by the coding sequence GTGAGCAATACAGTTGGGGAGCAAAAATTATGGACGGAATTCAAAGGAGGAAGCTATGACGCATTTTCCGAAATCTACCATTTATTTGCGACCGATATCATAACCTACGGATTTAAAATCCATCATGATGAGGATCTTATACGTGACGTGATGCACGATTTGTTTGTTGAACTTTGGATTACACGGGAGCGTTTGGCTAATGTGGGATCCGTTAAGTTCTACCTCTTTAAGTCTTTTCGTTACAAGTTATTAGCTACATTAAAGAAGAATGAAAATCGAATCATTAAATATGAATTTAATGAAGAATTAGTTGATCAGGACATACTGGAACTTATCAATGATAAAGAGAATAAACTGAATAAATTAGAAGATACTCTTCATCAATTGGCCCCGAGACAACGGGAGGTCATTTATCTCTATTTTTATCTCTCTTACTCTATAACAGAAATATCTACTTTATTGAATGTAAATTACCAGTCGGTTTCAAATCTACTGCAACGCGCACTCATACGTCTACGTAGTCTACTCCATATTTTACTAAGTCTGTCAGGCTTTTTCGTATCCCGTTTGCACATATAA